From one Sulfurimonas sp. HSL-3221 genomic stretch:
- the mqnE gene encoding aminofutalosine synthase MqnE, translating into MTKIANRRIGFEEALALYDEDLFSLGESADALRRELHGDKTYFNINRHINPTNVCKDVCKFCAYSASRKNPNPYTMSHEEILGIVDEIVSRDIKEVHIVSAHNPETGLQWYLDVFRKIKEKYPQLHVKALTAAEVHFLAEEYGKSYDEILDLMVENGVDSMPGGGAEIFDEGVRDYICKGKVTSEQWLEIHRKWHQRGKKSNVTMLFGHVEERKHRIDHMMRIRDLQDETGGFNCFIPLVYQSENNFLNVKEFITANEILKTMAISRIVLDNVPNLKAYWVTSTVNLALVAQEFGANDLDGTIEKESINSAAGAKSANGVDLEEFVHLIKESGFTPVERDSLYNELKVW; encoded by the coding sequence ATGACGAAAATTGCAAACCGCCGCATCGGTTTCGAAGAGGCGCTGGCACTGTACGATGAAGATCTTTTCAGCCTCGGCGAAAGCGCGGACGCACTGCGGCGCGAGCTGCATGGCGACAAGACTTACTTCAATATCAACCGTCATATCAATCCGACCAATGTCTGTAAAGATGTCTGCAAATTCTGCGCCTACAGTGCCAGCCGCAAAAACCCGAATCCCTATACGATGAGCCACGAAGAGATTCTCGGGATTGTCGATGAAATCGTTTCGCGTGATATCAAAGAGGTGCACATCGTCTCGGCCCACAATCCTGAAACGGGGCTGCAGTGGTATCTTGATGTCTTCCGTAAGATCAAGGAGAAATACCCGCAGCTGCACGTGAAGGCGCTGACGGCGGCGGAGGTGCATTTCCTCGCCGAGGAGTACGGCAAAAGTTACGACGAGATCCTCGACCTGATGGTAGAGAACGGCGTCGATTCGATGCCTGGCGGCGGGGCGGAGATCTTTGACGAAGGGGTCCGCGACTATATCTGCAAGGGGAAAGTGACCTCCGAACAGTGGCTGGAGATCCACCGCAAATGGCACCAGCGGGGCAAAAAGAGCAATGTAACGATGCTGTTCGGCCATGTCGAGGAGCGCAAACACCGTATCGACCACATGATGCGCATCCGCGATCTGCAGGATGAAACCGGCGGCTTCAACTGCTTCATCCCGCTCGTGTACCAGTCTGAGAACAACTTCCTCAACGTTAAGGAGTTCATCACGGCCAACGAGATCCTCAAGACGATGGCGATCAGCCGCATCGTCCTCGACAACGTCCCCAACCTCAAAGCCTACTGGGTGACCTCGACGGTGAATCTGGCCCTGGTGGCGCAGGAGTTCGGCGCCAACGATCTCGACGGCACGATCGAGAAAGAGTCCATCAACTCTGCCGCCGGCGCCAAAAGCGCCAACGGCGTCGATCTCGAGGAGTTCGTGCACCTGATCAAAGAGAGCGGGTTCACCCCTGTCGAACGCGATAGCCTCTATAACGAACTGAAAGTCTGGTAA
- a CDS encoding HD domain-containing protein codes for MQTLVEDIETLIETNASDFEISKRFKQAISIYLDSLPDLFAQTQGKDFLVRHTKALDQFIIQMYKTVLRRMFGNYLPMRNAIPISLMALGSYGREQLSVYSDIDLMIVYVPLDGYNTEAIIEKFLYLAWDAGLKLGHRVHKVSELFDAADEDITIRTAMMEARFIVGSNFTWHSTQRELGRIRRYEPRRFIEAKLAEAETRQAKYPVSMQPNIKEGVGGMRDSQLLYWVAKTRYDVTNLKELDGTIFTEESYRAYRIALELIFRVRSALHLVSGKQNDQLNLEYLPKVRKMLGFSDDMKLATQVIEAMWRIHNFSSIFVTKMIRPMLYDASRLPALRGQWVQRGIFVSEDKVFASFHLKAQPIESLLNILVSLDDRPYCFDDSFVSQFTYTSVSHPRSNTVKQLLRKLFEREHTYGFLRLFYDAGILAELIPALKKALFLPQFDGYHHYPVGLHSIQCIKAFESIDDPDVKALYDTISLEDRTMLKIIVLLHDAGKGRKLDHSEVGVKLIRPVMQKMGFSAEITDDAALLVRHHILMSIIAQRHNIHSEKTLYKFMSIIKTPRLLTLLYILTYADMSGVGPGTYNAFNAKLLNELYHSSLEVAQEKERITDAARRLKVEQRIQRLDTFKALPRLLQKKILSVESNIFFSLHSPEEILQIAQRAREVKAYQYALDFSTGLSIEILRKIPLNLTYLLGRLGYLDVVSMEVFTLFDDVKYFKIDFLQTPTPDMYESIREVVEESFDMQRSVSLEAPDIKPDQITIDCEHSKSLAELAVHTANQRGLLAFIIQCLDALDMQIVTAKIHTTKRRARDHFLIEKTPQMCNNADRLIPLLCKGNA; via the coding sequence TTGCAGACACTTGTAGAAGATATCGAGACCCTTATCGAGACAAACGCCAGCGATTTCGAGATTTCGAAACGGTTCAAACAGGCGATCAGCATCTACCTCGATTCCCTGCCCGACCTCTTCGCACAAACCCAGGGGAAAGACTTCCTTGTCCGCCATACCAAAGCCCTCGACCAGTTCATCATCCAGATGTACAAAACGGTACTTCGACGGATGTTCGGCAACTATCTGCCGATGCGCAACGCCATCCCCATCTCCCTGATGGCGCTGGGCAGCTACGGCCGTGAACAGCTCTCCGTCTACAGCGATATCGACCTGATGATTGTCTACGTCCCCCTGGACGGCTACAATACCGAGGCGATCATCGAAAAGTTCCTCTACCTCGCCTGGGATGCCGGACTGAAACTCGGCCACAGGGTCCATAAGGTCTCCGAACTTTTCGATGCCGCCGACGAGGACATTACCATCCGAACGGCGATGATGGAGGCCCGCTTTATCGTCGGTTCAAACTTTACCTGGCACTCCACCCAGCGGGAACTCGGACGCATCCGCCGCTATGAGCCCCGCCGCTTCATCGAAGCCAAGCTCGCCGAAGCAGAGACCCGACAGGCAAAATACCCCGTCTCCATGCAGCCCAATATCAAAGAGGGTGTCGGCGGGATGCGGGATTCCCAGCTGCTCTACTGGGTGGCCAAGACCCGCTATGACGTCACCAACCTCAAAGAACTCGACGGCACGATTTTCACCGAGGAGTCCTACCGCGCCTACCGGATCGCGCTGGAGCTGATCTTCCGTGTGCGCAGCGCCCTGCACCTCGTCTCCGGCAAGCAGAACGACCAACTCAATCTGGAGTATCTGCCCAAGGTGCGGAAAATGCTGGGCTTCTCCGACGATATGAAGCTCGCGACCCAGGTCATCGAAGCGATGTGGAGGATCCACAACTTCAGCAGCATCTTTGTCACGAAGATGATCCGGCCAATGCTTTACGACGCCTCACGTCTGCCTGCACTGCGGGGTCAATGGGTACAGCGGGGCATCTTTGTCTCTGAAGACAAAGTGTTCGCTTCCTTCCACCTCAAGGCACAGCCCATCGAATCGCTGCTGAACATCCTAGTCAGCCTTGATGACCGTCCCTACTGTTTCGACGACAGCTTTGTCAGCCAGTTTACCTATACATCGGTCTCCCACCCCAGAAGCAACACGGTCAAGCAGCTGCTCCGCAAGCTCTTCGAACGTGAACACACCTACGGTTTTCTTCGCCTCTTTTATGACGCCGGCATCCTTGCGGAGCTGATCCCCGCGCTGAAAAAAGCGCTCTTCCTGCCGCAGTTCGACGGCTACCACCACTACCCCGTCGGCCTGCACTCCATCCAGTGCATCAAGGCATTCGAATCCATCGATGATCCCGATGTCAAGGCCCTCTATGACACGATCAGCCTTGAAGACAGGACCATGCTTAAAATCATCGTCCTCCTGCACGACGCGGGCAAGGGACGGAAACTCGACCACAGTGAGGTCGGGGTCAAGCTGATCCGCCCGGTCATGCAGAAGATGGGCTTCAGTGCCGAAATCACCGACGACGCCGCTCTGCTCGTGCGCCATCACATCCTGATGAGCATCATTGCCCAGCGGCACAATATCCACAGTGAAAAGACACTGTACAAATTCATGTCCATCATCAAAACGCCGCGGCTGCTGACCCTGCTCTACATCCTCACCTACGCCGATATGAGCGGCGTCGGCCCCGGGACTTACAACGCGTTCAATGCGAAACTGCTCAACGAGCTCTACCACTCCTCCCTGGAAGTCGCCCAGGAGAAAGAGCGGATCACCGACGCCGCGCGCCGCCTCAAAGTCGAGCAGCGCATCCAGCGCCTCGACACCTTCAAAGCCCTCCCCCGCCTGCTGCAGAAAAAGATACTCTCGGTTGAATCGAATATCTTCTTCTCCCTTCACAGCCCCGAGGAGATCCTGCAGATCGCACAGCGCGCCCGCGAAGTCAAAGCCTACCAGTACGCTCTGGACTTCAGCACGGGGCTGAGCATCGAGATCCTTCGCAAGATCCCCCTGAACCTCACCTACCTGTTGGGACGGCTCGGCTACCTCGATGTCGTCTCGATGGAGGTCTTTACCCTCTTTGACGATGTCAAGTACTTCAAAATCGACTTCCTTCAGACGCCGACACCGGATATGTACGAAAGCATCAGGGAGGTCGTCGAAGAGTCCTTCGACATGCAAAGAAGCGTCTCTCTCGAAGCGCCCGACATCAAACCCGACCAGATCACCATCGACTGCGAACACTCCAAAAGCCTCGCCGAACTCGCCGTCCATACGGCAAACCAGCGCGGGCTGCTGGCCTTCATCATCCAGTGCCTCGATGCCCTCGATATGCAGATCGTCACGGCCAAAATCCATACGACGAAGCGCCGTGCCCGCGACCATTTCTTAATCGAGAAGACACCGCAGATGTGCAATAATGCGGACCGATTAATCCCCCTGCTCTGTAAAGGAAATGCATAA
- the glmS gene encoding glutamine--fructose-6-phosphate transaminase (isomerizing) yields MCGIVGYLGKHDTKGILLDGLKELEYRGYDSAGIAVLQAEEFSYFKAVGKLANLEAKTADFTTSGFAAGIGHTRWATHGKPTEINAHPHLGDASYVVHNGIIENYQELKNALIAEGVHFLSQTDTEVIVHLFESLLNGGMKPFDAFRETVSRLKGAYAILLVTKQMPETIFFAKHGSPMIVGVNESDEKFFGSSDAALIGKCHRVIYLEDGQLGFVSRTGIHLEDANAAAVVPRFAALPESKLSAQKEGFRFFMEKEIYEQSEVLSDTLIGRLAEEAILFEELDASLLEGINEIKLCACGTSYHAALASSYLFERLGKIRTSVEIASELRYKEPLLCTDTLFVVISQSGETADTLETLKMAKAAGLKTLVVCNVDNSSMVREADAAILTRAGIEKGVASTKAFATQMAVLWMFSLYVAQTKNTIDTETLRKQIGLLREVPAVVRVHDDLHERIRRLSKRYLHGHGFFFIGRDIFFPLALEGALKLKEISYLHAEGYPSGEMKHGPIALADPELFTIALMPKNLLYDKTKSNVEELSARDATICAISDAPFDKADDFIPIAAHDHYMLEFFETMVVLQLLSMEIAIRLGNDVDMPRNLAKSVTVE; encoded by the coding sequence ATGTGCGGCATTGTCGGCTACCTCGGAAAACACGATACGAAAGGGATCCTGCTCGACGGCCTCAAAGAGCTTGAATACCGCGGCTACGACTCCGCGGGGATCGCCGTTCTGCAGGCAGAGGAGTTCTCCTACTTCAAAGCGGTCGGCAAGCTGGCCAATCTTGAGGCTAAAACGGCAGACTTCACGACCAGCGGTTTTGCCGCGGGAATCGGCCACACCCGCTGGGCAACCCACGGGAAGCCGACCGAGATCAATGCCCACCCCCACCTGGGCGATGCCTCTTACGTTGTGCACAACGGTATCATCGAGAATTACCAGGAACTCAAGAACGCCCTGATCGCCGAAGGTGTCCATTTTCTGAGCCAGACCGACACGGAAGTGATCGTCCACCTTTTCGAATCCCTGTTGAACGGCGGGATGAAGCCTTTCGATGCCTTCCGCGAAACCGTGAGCCGCCTCAAGGGAGCGTACGCGATCCTGCTCGTCACCAAGCAGATGCCCGAAACGATCTTTTTTGCGAAGCACGGCTCTCCGATGATCGTCGGCGTGAACGAGAGCGATGAAAAGTTCTTCGGCTCCTCCGATGCGGCACTGATCGGCAAATGCCACCGTGTCATCTACCTCGAAGACGGCCAGCTTGGTTTCGTGTCGCGCACGGGGATCCATCTCGAAGATGCCAATGCCGCTGCGGTCGTACCGCGCTTCGCCGCGCTGCCGGAATCGAAGCTCTCCGCGCAGAAAGAGGGGTTCCGTTTCTTCATGGAAAAGGAGATCTACGAACAGAGCGAAGTGCTCTCCGATACCCTGATCGGCCGGCTCGCGGAGGAAGCGATCCTCTTCGAGGAGCTCGATGCTTCCCTGCTCGAAGGGATCAACGAGATCAAACTCTGCGCCTGTGGGACGAGCTACCATGCCGCCCTCGCTTCAAGCTACCTCTTCGAACGCCTCGGCAAGATCCGCACCTCCGTCGAGATCGCCAGCGAGCTGCGCTACAAAGAGCCCCTGCTCTGCACCGACACGCTCTTCGTCGTTATCAGCCAGAGCGGTGAAACCGCCGATACCCTGGAGACGCTCAAGATGGCCAAGGCCGCAGGGCTGAAGACCCTTGTCGTCTGCAACGTCGACAACTCCTCCATGGTCCGCGAGGCGGACGCCGCCATTCTCACCCGCGCCGGAATTGAAAAGGGGGTCGCCTCCACCAAAGCCTTTGCGACGCAGATGGCAGTACTGTGGATGTTCTCCCTCTACGTCGCCCAGACCAAAAACACGATCGATACCGAAACCTTGCGGAAGCAGATTGGTCTGCTGCGCGAAGTTCCGGCCGTCGTCCGGGTCCACGACGACCTGCACGAACGTATCCGCCGTCTCTCCAAACGCTATCTGCACGGCCACGGCTTCTTCTTTATCGGGCGGGACATCTTCTTCCCCCTCGCCCTCGAAGGCGCCCTCAAGCTCAAGGAGATCAGCTATCTCCATGCCGAAGGGTACCCCAGCGGCGAAATGAAACACGGTCCCATCGCTTTGGCCGACCCGGAACTCTTTACGATCGCCCTGATGCCAAAGAACCTGCTCTATGACAAAACGAAGAGCAACGTCGAGGAACTCAGTGCCCGCGATGCCACGATCTGCGCCATCAGCGATGCCCCCTTTGACAAAGCGGACGATTTCATCCCCATTGCCGCACATGACCACTATATGCTCGAATTCTTTGAAACGATGGTCGTCCTGCAACTGCTCTCTATGGAGATCGCCATCCGCCTCGGCAACGACGTCGACATGCCAAGAAACCTCGCGAAAAGCGTTACCGTCGAATAG
- a CDS encoding ammonium transporter, whose translation MENFGYIVDTLFALFAMTLIIFMVPGFAMLEAGLVRTKNVTSVLTVNTMIYAVASVMFLLVGYQLAFGGWENSGMSIYAAFLFQMAFVGKTVNIMSGGVSERVRILPIALFTVLMGGFIYPLVVNVSWGADLLAGTILDLTMYDLAGSTVIHSTGGWALLAAIMIMGPRKGRYKDGKIHVIPASNIPLVVLGALLLWIGWFGFNGGSVGSIASKENADTVALTIMNTNTAGLAGALIAGIFMYLRYRKFDITMILNGALGGLVAITAGPDLYDIHTPIIIGAIGGALVVIAVPLFDRLKLDDPVGALSVHLVNGIWGTLAVGIFAAEPEAGITLLGQLKGVAVVAVFVFTVSYAAIYIINRFLPFRAGDDEQVEGLDVTECGLEAYPEFKRAF comes from the coding sequence ATGGAAAATTTCGGTTATATTGTCGACACCCTCTTCGCCCTCTTTGCGATGACGCTGATCATCTTTATGGTGCCCGGCTTCGCCATGCTCGAAGCGGGGCTTGTCCGTACGAAAAACGTCACTTCCGTTCTCACCGTCAATACGATGATCTATGCCGTTGCATCGGTGATGTTCCTGCTCGTGGGCTACCAACTGGCCTTCGGCGGCTGGGAGAACAGCGGGATGAGCATCTATGCCGCCTTTTTGTTCCAGATGGCCTTCGTCGGGAAGACCGTCAATATCATGAGCGGCGGGGTGAGCGAGCGGGTGCGGATTCTGCCGATAGCCCTCTTTACCGTGCTGATGGGAGGGTTTATCTATCCGCTCGTTGTCAACGTCTCCTGGGGCGCGGATCTACTGGCCGGGACCATACTGGATCTGACAATGTACGACCTCGCCGGTTCGACCGTCATCCACTCGACGGGCGGCTGGGCGCTGCTGGCGGCCATCATGATCATGGGACCCCGTAAAGGGCGTTACAAAGACGGCAAGATCCATGTCATCCCGGCATCGAACATCCCTCTGGTCGTTCTGGGTGCACTGCTGCTGTGGATCGGCTGGTTCGGTTTCAACGGCGGTTCCGTCGGTTCAATTGCCAGCAAAGAGAACGCGGATACGGTGGCGCTCACGATCATGAATACCAATACCGCGGGCCTGGCGGGGGCATTGATCGCGGGGATCTTTATGTATCTGCGCTACCGAAAGTTCGATATCACGATGATCCTCAACGGTGCGCTGGGCGGGCTTGTTGCCATTACGGCGGGCCCTGATCTTTACGATATCCATACGCCGATCATCATCGGTGCCATCGGCGGCGCGCTGGTCGTCATTGCCGTCCCGCTGTTTGACAGGCTGAAACTGGATGACCCGGTCGGTGCTCTTTCGGTCCACCTCGTGAACGGGATCTGGGGGACCCTGGCCGTCGGCATCTTCGCCGCCGAGCCCGAAGCGGGGATTACCCTTCTTGGCCAGCTCAAAGGGGTCGCAGTCGTTGCGGTGTTCGTTTTCACCGTGTCGTACGCGGCAATCTATATCATCAACAGATTCCTGCCGTTCCGTGCGGGAGACGATGAGCAGGTCGAAGGGCTTGATGTCACCGAGTGTGGTCTTGAAGCCTACCCGGAGTTCAAGCGGGCGTTCTAA
- a CDS encoding P-II family nitrogen regulator — protein MKKIEAIIKPFRLEEVKDALAHIGITGMTVSEVKGYGRQKGHSELYRGAEYVVDFLPKIKVELVVGDEQLEQVLETITEAARTGKIGDGKIFVSGIEKVIRIRTGETGSEAI, from the coding sequence ATGAAAAAAATAGAAGCGATTATCAAACCGTTTCGTCTTGAAGAGGTAAAGGATGCGCTGGCACATATCGGTATTACCGGTATGACGGTGAGCGAAGTGAAAGGGTACGGGCGCCAGAAAGGGCACAGTGAACTCTACCGCGGTGCGGAGTACGTTGTTGACTTCCTACCGAAGATCAAAGTGGAGCTGGTCGTAGGCGACGAGCAACTCGAGCAGGTACTCGAGACGATTACAGAGGCGGCGCGTACCGGTAAGATCGGTGACGGCAAGATCTTTGTCAGCGGCATTGAAAAGGTGATTCGTATCCGTACGGGTGAAACCGGTTCCGAAGCGATTTAG
- a CDS encoding P-II family nitrogen regulator — MKKVEAIIKPFKLEDVKDALAEIGITGMTVSEVKGYGRQKGHSELYRGAEYVVDFLPKVKMEMVVEAASVDQVVDTIVEAARTGKIGDGKIFISDIEKIIRIRTGESGSEAV; from the coding sequence ATGAAAAAAGTAGAAGCGATCATCAAGCCGTTCAAGCTTGAGGATGTGAAGGATGCACTGGCTGAGATCGGTATTACCGGTATGACGGTCAGCGAAGTCAAAGGGTACGGGCGCCAGAAAGGGCACAGCGAGCTCTACCGCGGTGCGGAGTACGTCGTTGACTTCCTGCCGAAAGTAAAAATGGAGATGGTCGTCGAGGCGGCATCGGTCGACCAGGTCGTCGATACGATCGTCGAAGCGGCCCGTACCGGCAAGATCGGTGACGGTAAGATCTTCATCAGCGATATCGAAAAAATTATCCGTATCCGTACCGGCGAATCCGGCTCCGAAGCGGTATAA